In a genomic window of Zerene cesonia ecotype Mississippi chromosome Z, Zerene_cesonia_1.1, whole genome shotgun sequence:
- the LOC119835461 gene encoding protein RCC2 homolog, producing MSNNSRKRPLSLPMRSKAKRKPKHVSEDEESNDSSLSEQEQDKQRTPSPLPDEPKLKLPEELLKTFYKTPGVLMIAGLVSWDLVAKRDNNPSKRTHPNLYTFHKFTDIKYRLIISGCSAGHSILVSEEGDAYTFGRNTFGQLGFGDTTTRNVPELVPTLKGLNIIHAAVGRNHSMFVTDTGTVYACGENKCGQCGLGNTTPQILKPTRIRYKGAPIVKVGCGAEFSMILDCNGVLHSFGLPEFGQLGHNTDGKYFVTSTKLSYHFQTVPKKIEFFFEKAKDGHMIPVNDVIIVDFSCGNNHTVAIDSKKRAFSWGFGGFGRLGHAEQKDEAVPRLIKFFDSQARGVRSVHCGATYSLAVNEHGLLFLFGQTKRTGEANMYPKPVQDLTGWHIRSVGTSNTSIVISADDSLIAWGVSPTYGELGMGEINRSTAKPKEVNRMDGLNITQVAMGFSHTLLLSDNSSPEVQQKLAALPTFAP from the exons ATGTCTAATAACAGCCGTAAAAGACCTTTGTCTCTGCCAATGAGATCTAAAGCTAAAAGGAAACCAAAACATGTTTCTGAAGATGAAGAAAGTAATGATTCTTCACTCTCCGAACAAGAACAAGATAAGCAAAGAACTCCATCTCCTTTACCTGATGAGCCTAAATTGAAGTTACCtgag gAACTgcttaaaacattttacaaaaccCCCGGAGTCCTGATGATAGCTGGTCTAGTTTCATGGGATTTGGTTGCCAAGAGAGATAATAATCCCAGTAAACGAACCCACCCAAATTTGTATACTTTCCATAAGTTTACTGACATAAag tatCGCCTAATAATCAGTGGTTGCAGTGCTGGTCACTCCATCCTTGTCTCGGAAGAGGGTGATGCTTATACTTTCG GTCGCAATACATTCGGCCAACTCGGGTTTGGGGATACAACCACACGCAATGTGCCGGAACTCGTGCCAACTCTGAAAGGGCTCAACATTATCCATGCAGCTGTGGGCAGGAATCatagtatgtttgtaacaG ACACGGGCACCGTGTACGCGTGCGGCGAAAACAAGTGCGGCCAGTGCGGGCTGGGCAACACCACCCCGCAAATCCTTAAGCCTACCCGTATTCGGTACAA GGGCGCGCCGATTGTGAAAGTGGGATGTGGCGCGGAATTCTCTATGATACTGGATTGCAACGGTGTTCTCCATTCGTTTGGCTTGCCTGAGTTTGGTCAATTGG GCCACAACACTGACGGCAAATATTTCGTGACTTCAACCAAGCTGTCATATCATTTCCAAACAGTGCCGAAGAAAATAGAGTTCTTCTTCGAGAAAGCCAAAGATGGCCACATGATACCGGTCAATGATGTGATCATTGTGGACTTCTCCTGTGGCAATAATCACACT GTGGCGATCGACTCGAAGAAGCGCGCGTTCAGCTGGGGCTTCGGCGGGTTCGGGCGGCTCGGGCACGCGGAGCAGAAGGACGAGGCGGTGCCGCGGCTCATCAAGTTCTTCGACTCGCAGGCGCGCGGCGTGCGCTCCGTGCACTGCGGCGCCACCTACAGCCTCGCCGTCAACGAGCACG gtCTGCTCTTCTTGTTCGGCCAAACTAAGCGCACGGGTGAAGCCAACATGTACCCGAAACCGGTGCAAGATCTGACAG GTTGGCACATCCGTAGTGTGGGAACTAGCAACACATCCATTGTGATTTCTGCAGATGACTCGCTGATTGCTTGGGGCGTGTCTCCAACTTATGGAGAATTG GGTATGGGCGAGATAAACCGCTCCACCGCGAAGCCCAAGGAGGTGAACCGCATGGACGGGCTGAACATCACGCAGGTGGCCATGGGCTTCTCGCACACGCTGCTGCTGAGCGACAACAGCTCGCCGGAGGTGCAGCAGAAGCTGGCCGCGCTGCCCACCTTCGCCCCTTGA